Proteins from a genomic interval of Streptomyces sp. Tu6071:
- a CDS encoding amino acid ABC transporter ATP-binding protein, producing the protein MTAVSVSKDAAPTSEDLVVLSKVNKHFGALHVLQDIDLTIGRGEVVVVIGPSGSGKSTLCRTINRLETIDDGAITIDGLPLPQEGKELARLRADVGMVFQSFNLFAHKTVLQNVMLGQVKVRKAEKGAAEEKARQLLDRVGVGSQADKYPAQLSGGQQQRVAIARALAMDPKVMLFDEPTSALDPEMINEVLEVMQQLAQEGMTMVVVTHEMGFARSAANRVVFMADGRIVEEATPDKFFSAPRSDRAKDFLSKILQH; encoded by the coding sequence ATGACCGCAGTATCGGTGTCGAAGGACGCCGCGCCCACGAGCGAGGACCTGGTGGTCCTGAGCAAGGTGAACAAGCACTTCGGCGCACTCCATGTGCTTCAGGACATCGATCTGACGATCGGGCGCGGCGAGGTCGTCGTGGTGATCGGTCCCTCGGGGTCCGGGAAGTCCACGCTGTGCCGCACCATCAACCGCCTGGAGACGATCGACGACGGCGCCATCACCATCGATGGCCTGCCGCTGCCGCAGGAGGGCAAGGAACTGGCCAGGCTGCGCGCCGACGTGGGCATGGTCTTCCAGTCGTTCAACCTGTTCGCCCACAAGACCGTGCTCCAGAACGTGATGCTCGGCCAGGTGAAGGTGCGCAAGGCCGAGAAGGGGGCCGCCGAGGAGAAGGCGCGGCAGCTCCTCGACCGGGTGGGCGTCGGCTCGCAGGCCGACAAGTACCCCGCGCAGCTCTCCGGTGGTCAGCAGCAGCGCGTCGCGATCGCGCGGGCGCTGGCGATGGACCCGAAGGTCATGCTCTTCGACGAGCCGACCTCCGCGCTCGACCCGGAGATGATCAACGAGGTCCTGGAGGTCATGCAGCAACTGGCCCAGGAGGGCATGACGATGGTGGTCGTCACGCACGAGATGGGCTTCGCCCGCTCCGCGGCGAACCGTGTGGTCTTCATGGCCGACGGGCGCATCGTGGAGGAGGCGACGCCGGACAAGTTCTTCAGCGCCCCGCGCAGCGACCGCGCCAAGGACTTCCTGTCGAAGATCCTCCAGCACTGA
- a CDS encoding glutamate ABC transporter substrate-binding protein: MKFRKVSAAVAVVLTVGLAASACGKNDDDKASGGSGGGKKITIGIKFDQPGLGQKLPSGKFAGFDVDVATYVAKALGYKTNQIVWKEAKSADRETMLERGDVDFIAASYSITDEREAKVDFAGPYLLAHQDILVRSDESKINDPKDLNSKKLCSVTGSTSAQNIKKELAPKAQLQEYGGYSECLTGLENKAVDALTTDDSILAGYAAQKEFQGKFKLAGFKMTNENYGIGVKKASDLKDKINDALKKMVDDKSWDKAVQDNFGPANYKNEPAPAIGDVKK, encoded by the coding sequence ATGAAGTTCCGTAAGGTTTCCGCCGCCGTCGCCGTGGTCCTCACCGTCGGCCTCGCCGCGAGCGCCTGTGGCAAGAACGACGACGACAAGGCTTCGGGCGGCTCCGGCGGTGGCAAGAAGATCACCATCGGGATCAAGTTCGACCAGCCGGGTCTCGGCCAGAAGCTGCCGAGCGGCAAGTTCGCCGGCTTCGACGTCGACGTCGCCACGTACGTCGCGAAGGCCCTCGGCTACAAGACGAACCAGATCGTCTGGAAGGAAGCGAAGAGCGCCGACCGCGAGACGATGCTGGAGCGCGGCGACGTGGACTTCATCGCCGCCTCGTACTCGATCACGGACGAGCGTGAGGCGAAGGTCGACTTCGCCGGTCCGTACCTCCTCGCCCACCAGGACATCCTGGTCCGCTCGGACGAGAGCAAGATCAACGACCCGAAGGACCTGAACAGCAAGAAGCTGTGTTCGGTCACCGGCTCCACCTCCGCCCAGAACATCAAGAAGGAGCTGGCCCCGAAGGCTCAGCTCCAGGAGTACGGCGGCTACTCCGAGTGCCTCACCGGCCTGGAGAACAAGGCCGTCGACGCGCTGACCACGGACGACTCCATCCTCGCTGGCTACGCGGCGCAGAAGGAGTTCCAGGGCAAGTTCAAGCTCGCCGGCTTCAAGATGACGAACGAGAACTACGGCATCGGCGTCAAGAAGGCCAGCGACCTCAAGGACAAGATCAACGACGCCCTGAAGAAGATGGTCGACGACAAGTCCTGGGACAAGGCCGTCCAGGACAACTTCGGCCCGGCGAACTACAAGAACGAGCCCGCCCCGGCGATCGGCGACGTCAAGAAGTAG
- the miaA gene encoding tRNA (adenosine(37)-N6)-dimethylallyltransferase MiaA → MSTAPPSPRVIAVVGPTAAGKSDLGVFLAQRLGGEVVNADSMQLYRGMDIGTAKLTLAEREGVPHHLLDVWDVTRTASVAEYQALARAEIDRLLAAGRVPVLVGGSGLYVRGVVDRMEFPGTDPAVRARLEAELEEAGPAVLHARLARADPEAAAAILSGNGRRIVRALEVIEITGKPFTANLPGREAYYDTLQIGVDVARPELDARIAARVDVMWERGLVAEVRALEAAGLREGRTASRALGYQQVLAALAGECGEEEARAETVRATKRFARRQDTWFRRDPRIHWLDGGLSGRAELSGRALALVERAVTA, encoded by the coding sequence GTGAGTACCGCACCTCCCTCCCCACGGGTCATCGCCGTCGTCGGGCCTACCGCCGCGGGCAAGTCCGATCTCGGCGTCTTCCTCGCGCAGCGGCTCGGCGGCGAAGTCGTCAACGCCGACTCCATGCAGCTCTACCGTGGGATGGATATCGGGACCGCGAAATTGACGCTCGCCGAGCGCGAGGGCGTCCCGCACCACCTCCTCGACGTCTGGGACGTCACCCGCACCGCGAGCGTCGCCGAGTACCAGGCGCTCGCGCGCGCCGAGATCGACCGCCTCCTCGCCGCGGGCCGCGTTCCCGTGCTCGTGGGCGGCTCGGGGCTCTACGTGCGGGGCGTCGTCGACCGTATGGAGTTCCCCGGCACCGACCCGGCCGTCCGCGCGCGCCTGGAGGCGGAGCTGGAGGAGGCGGGTCCCGCCGTGTTGCACGCGCGGCTCGCGCGCGCCGACCCCGAGGCCGCCGCCGCGATCCTCTCCGGCAACGGGCGTCGCATCGTGCGCGCCCTGGAGGTCATCGAGATCACCGGCAAGCCCTTCACCGCGAACCTGCCGGGGCGCGAGGCGTACTACGACACCCTTCAGATCGGGGTCGACGTCGCCCGGCCCGAACTCGACGCGCGCATCGCCGCCCGCGTCGACGTGATGTGGGAGCGCGGCCTCGTCGCCGAGGTGCGCGCGCTGGAGGCGGCGGGGCTGCGCGAGGGCCGCACCGCCTCGCGCGCGCTCGGCTACCAGCAGGTCCTCGCGGCGCTCGCGGGGGAGTGCGGCGAGGAGGAAGCGCGCGCCGAGACGGTGCGCGCCACGAAGCGCTTCGCACGCCGTCAGGACACGTGGTTCCGGCGCGATCCCCGCATCCACTGGCTCGATGGGGGACTCTCCGGACGAGCGGAACTTTCCGGGCGTGCTCTCGCGTTGGTCGAACGGGCGGTTACAGCCTGA
- a CDS encoding amino acid ABC transporter permease, with the protein MTSVLFDAPGPRAKWRNIVYSVLFVVVAALVVWWVVAKLNDKNQLDWVKWKPFFTDSQAWTTYLLPGLGQTLLAAAISVVIALPLGAVFGIARLSDHAWVRGPAATIVEFFRSIPVLIMMLVANEVYAQYTSVSTDDRPLYAVITGLVLYNASVLAEIVRAGILSLPKGQTEAAQAIGLRKGQIMRSILLPQSVTAMLPAIVSQLVVIVKDTAIGGSLLNFSELIASVRPLSAAYGANTIACFTIVALIYIVVNFSLTSFATWLEKRLRAGKKSTGAVLSATTVDTGGSGTTGVQPLAKADA; encoded by the coding sequence ATGACCTCGGTGCTCTTCGACGCCCCCGGCCCCCGGGCCAAGTGGCGCAACATCGTCTACTCCGTGCTCTTCGTCGTCGTCGCCGCCCTCGTCGTGTGGTGGGTCGTCGCGAAGCTGAACGACAAGAACCAGCTCGACTGGGTCAAGTGGAAGCCCTTCTTCACGGACAGTCAGGCGTGGACCACGTACCTGCTGCCGGGCCTCGGGCAGACGCTCCTCGCGGCGGCGATATCCGTGGTCATCGCGCTGCCGCTCGGCGCGGTGTTCGGGATCGCGCGGCTCTCGGACCATGCCTGGGTGCGGGGGCCCGCCGCGACGATCGTCGAGTTCTTCCGCTCGATCCCGGTCCTGATCATGATGCTCGTGGCGAACGAGGTGTACGCGCAGTACACATCGGTCTCCACCGACGACCGCCCGCTCTACGCGGTGATCACCGGCCTCGTGCTCTACAACGCCTCGGTCCTCGCCGAGATCGTCCGCGCCGGCATCCTCTCGCTCCCCAAGGGACAGACCGAGGCCGCGCAGGCGATCGGGCTGCGCAAGGGGCAGATCATGCGGTCCATCCTGCTGCCGCAGTCGGTCACCGCGATGCTCCCCGCGATCGTCAGCCAGCTCGTCGTCATCGTCAAGGACACCGCGATCGGCGGCTCGCTGCTCAACTTCTCCGAGCTGATCGCCTCGGTCCGCCCGCTCTCGGCCGCCTACGGCGCCAACACGATCGCGTGCTTCACCATCGTCGCGCTGATCTACATCGTCGTGAACTTCTCCCTGACGAGCTTCGCCACGTGGCTGGAGAAGCGACTGCGCGCGGGCAAGAAGTCCACCGGCGCGGTCCTGAGCGCCACCACGGTGGACACCGGCGGCAGCGGTACGACGGGGGTGCAGCCGCTGGCGAAGGCCGACGCCTGA
- a CDS encoding sensor histidine kinase, protein MRTRLLPLLIVLLAGVLLALGFPLAISMAAGEQQKVIVDRIDDSARFASLAQFVNTDGGGAGATVEDAERSATLDTELGRYYRLYGIHVGVFDRLGEPFATAPHSWHLPPAEADASLPGTTISQGGASALPEPTGSVHSRARPFQDAGEEARSAYDEALNGRRSPDPEQVWPWQTSRRLVVASPVIRDGDVIAVVVTDSPTGALRSRTLQKWLLVAVGEGAAMLLALGAALRLTGWVLRPVRVLDATTHDIATGRLKSRVAPTGGPPELRRLATSFNEMADNVESVLEQQRAFVADASHQLRNPLSALLLRIELLALELPEDNEEVASVRTEGQRLARVLDDLLGLALAEHTEADLTLTDIGALAQERLSSWRPLAEEKGVRLTGTCPAVTGWADPIALSSALDAVLDNALKFTPADAAVDLTVEARPGEVVITVTDEGPGLTEEELGRIGDRFWRSNRHQNIHGSGLGLSITRALLEAGGGALEYRHHHPHGLSADLVIPRNRPANTAPLTGE, encoded by the coding sequence GTGCGCACTCGGCTCCTTCCCCTGCTCATCGTCCTGCTCGCCGGGGTCCTGCTCGCCCTCGGCTTCCCGCTCGCCATCAGCATGGCGGCGGGGGAGCAGCAGAAGGTGATCGTCGACCGCATCGACGACTCCGCGCGGTTCGCCTCGCTCGCCCAGTTCGTCAACACGGACGGCGGCGGCGCGGGCGCGACCGTCGAGGACGCCGAGCGCAGTGCCACGCTCGACACCGAACTCGGGCGCTACTACCGCCTCTACGGCATCCACGTCGGCGTCTTCGACCGCCTCGGTGAACCCTTCGCGACCGCCCCGCACAGCTGGCACCTGCCGCCCGCGGAAGCCGACGCCTCCCTTCCCGGGACGACCATTTCCCAGGGAGGAGCCTCGGCGCTTCCGGAGCCCACCGGCTCCGTCCACAGCCGCGCGCGGCCCTTCCAGGACGCGGGCGAGGAGGCGCGCTCCGCCTACGACGAGGCCCTCAACGGCCGTCGCAGCCCCGACCCCGAGCAGGTGTGGCCCTGGCAGACGAGCCGCCGCCTCGTCGTGGCCTCGCCGGTGATACGGGACGGCGATGTCATCGCCGTCGTCGTCACCGACTCCCCGACCGGCGCGCTGCGCTCCCGCACCCTCCAGAAGTGGCTCCTCGTCGCCGTCGGCGAGGGCGCCGCCATGCTCCTCGCGCTCGGCGCGGCCCTGCGCCTGACCGGCTGGGTGCTGCGTCCCGTACGCGTCCTGGACGCCACGACCCACGACATCGCCACCGGCAGGCTCAAGTCCCGCGTCGCCCCCACCGGCGGCCCGCCCGAACTCCGCCGCCTCGCCACCTCCTTCAACGAGATGGCCGACAACGTCGAGAGCGTCCTCGAACAACAACGCGCCTTCGTGGCCGACGCCTCGCACCAACTCCGCAACCCCCTCTCCGCGCTCCTGCTTCGCATCGAACTCCTCGCCCTCGAACTCCCCGAGGACAACGAGGAGGTCGCCTCCGTCCGCACCGAGGGCCAACGCCTCGCCCGCGTGCTCGACGACCTCCTCGGCCTCGCCCTCGCCGAGCACACCGAGGCCGACCTCACCCTCACCGACATCGGCGCCCTCGCCCAGGAACGCCTCTCCTCCTGGCGGCCCCTCGCCGAGGAGAAAGGCGTTCGGCTCACCGGCACCTGCCCCGCCGTCACCGGCTGGGCCGACCCCATCGCGCTCTCCAGCGCCCTCGACGCCGTACTCGACAACGCTCTCAAGTTCACCCCCGCCGATGCCGCCGTCGACCTCACGGTGGAGGCCAGACCCGGCGAGGTCGTCATCACCGTCACCGACGAGGGCCCCGGACTCACCGAGGAGGAACTCGGCCGTATCGGCGACCGCTTCTGGCGCAGCAACCGCCACCAGAACATCCACGGCTCCGGTCTCGGCCTCTCCATCACCCGCGCCCTCCTCGAAGCCGGCGGCGGCGCCCTGGAGTACCGCCACCACCACCCCCACGGCCTCAGCGCCGACCTGGTCATCCCCCGCAACCGCCCCGCGAACACGGCGCCGTTGACCGGCGAGTAG
- a CDS encoding TAXI family TRAP transporter solute-binding subunit — translation MTSFLSRFGRGTVLGGAAVCAVVIGLLLWWLLPLGSAQPRGTVVFSTGVRSGVYEKYGELLKHAVDRDLPRVRMELRASEGSQENVARVATGKADFTIAAADAVEKYREDGGEGAESLRGCARLYDDYLQLVVAESSGIHKVADLRGKRVAVGQVGSGVRLIADRLLTKAGLDPEHDITPVGIGIDTMNEQLKRGKIDAFFWSGGLPTVSVRELSETFPVRFVPLGDLVDAVRHAGGEGRFYRTAVMPRDAYPAAHNDGTVMTLAVANLLVTRDSLDPDLTEGVTRTVIASRDGIGQQVHAAQKVDLRTAIYTDPLELHEGAQQYYRSVKP, via the coding sequence ATGACCTCGTTCCTCTCCCGGTTCGGCCGGGGCACGGTGCTCGGCGGCGCGGCGGTGTGTGCCGTCGTGATCGGGCTGCTCCTGTGGTGGCTGCTGCCCCTCGGGAGCGCGCAGCCGCGCGGGACCGTGGTGTTCAGCACCGGGGTGCGCTCGGGCGTCTACGAGAAGTACGGCGAACTCCTCAAGCACGCCGTGGACCGTGATCTGCCGCGTGTCCGGATGGAGTTGCGCGCGAGCGAGGGCTCGCAGGAGAACGTGGCCCGGGTGGCGACCGGGAAGGCGGACTTCACCATCGCGGCGGCCGACGCCGTGGAGAAGTACCGGGAGGACGGCGGCGAGGGCGCGGAGAGCCTGCGTGGCTGCGCGCGACTCTACGACGACTACCTGCAACTCGTCGTCGCCGAGTCCTCCGGCATCCACAAAGTCGCCGATCTCCGGGGCAAGCGGGTCGCGGTGGGGCAGGTGGGGTCCGGGGTGCGGCTGATAGCGGACCGCTTGCTCACGAAGGCGGGCCTCGATCCCGAGCACGACATCACCCCGGTGGGCATCGGGATCGACACGATGAACGAGCAGCTGAAGCGCGGGAAGATCGACGCCTTCTTCTGGTCCGGCGGTCTGCCTACGGTCTCCGTGCGTGAGCTGTCCGAGACGTTCCCGGTACGGTTCGTGCCGCTCGGGGACCTGGTGGACGCTGTGCGGCACGCGGGCGGCGAGGGGCGTTTCTACCGGACGGCGGTCATGCCGCGAGATGCCTACCCCGCCGCGCACAACGACGGCACCGTGATGACGCTCGCGGTCGCGAATCTGCTGGTCACCCGGGATTCCCTGGACCCGGACCTGACGGAGGGAGTCACGCGGACTGTCATTGCCAGCCGCGACGGCATAGGCCAGCAGGTGCACGCGGCACAGAAGGTCGATCTGCGCACCGCCATCTACACCGACCCCCTCGAACTGCACGAGGGCGCGCAGCAGTACTACCGGTCGGTGAAGCCATGA
- the miaB gene encoding tRNA (N6-isopentenyl adenosine(37)-C2)-methylthiotransferase MiaB — MSSSDRSPVVDVQQAGTQARTYEIRTYGCQMNVHDSERLAGLLEGAGYVRAPEGAEDGGADVVVFNTCAVRENADNRLYGNLGRLAPKKTERPGMQIAVGGCLAQKDRQTIVDRAPWVDVVFGTHNIGKLPVLLERARVQEEAQVEIAESLEAFPSTLPTRRESAYAAWVSVSVGCNNTCTFCIVPALRGKEKDRRPGDILAEVEALVAEGVSEITLLGQNVNAYGSDIGDREAFSKLLRACGGIEGLERVRFTSPHPRDFTDDVIAAMAETPNVMPQLHMPLQSGSDTVLRAMRRSYRQDRYLGIIEKVRAAIPDAAISTDIIVGFPGETEEDFEQTLHVVREARFAAAFTFQYSKRPGTPAAEMENQIPKEVVQKRYERLVALQEEISWEENKKLVGRTLDVMVAEGEGRKDGATQRLSGRAPDNRLVHFTKPQEPVRPGDVVTVDITYAAPHHLLAEGTPRGVRRTRAGDAWEKRTTAETAKPAGVMLGLPTIGAPAPQPAAAVTQGCGCD; from the coding sequence ATGAGCAGCAGCGACCGGAGCCCCGTGGTGGACGTTCAGCAGGCCGGCACACAGGCCAGGACATACGAGATCCGCACCTACGGATGTCAGATGAACGTGCACGACTCGGAACGGCTCGCCGGCCTCCTGGAGGGTGCCGGATACGTGCGCGCCCCCGAGGGCGCCGAGGACGGCGGCGCGGACGTCGTCGTCTTCAACACCTGCGCGGTGCGCGAGAACGCCGACAACCGTCTCTACGGCAACCTCGGCCGCCTCGCCCCGAAGAAGACCGAGCGCCCCGGCATGCAGATCGCGGTCGGGGGCTGCCTGGCCCAGAAGGACCGGCAGACCATCGTCGACCGGGCCCCCTGGGTCGACGTCGTCTTCGGCACCCACAACATCGGTAAGCTCCCCGTCCTCCTCGAACGCGCCCGCGTCCAGGAGGAGGCCCAGGTGGAGATCGCCGAGTCCCTGGAGGCGTTCCCCTCCACGCTGCCGACCCGCCGCGAGTCCGCCTACGCCGCGTGGGTCTCCGTCTCCGTCGGCTGCAACAACACCTGCACCTTCTGCATCGTCCCCGCCCTGCGCGGCAAGGAGAAGGACCGCAGGCCGGGCGACATCCTGGCCGAGGTCGAGGCGCTCGTCGCCGAGGGCGTCAGCGAGATCACCCTCCTCGGCCAGAACGTCAACGCCTACGGCAGCGACATCGGCGACCGCGAGGCGTTCAGCAAGCTGCTGCGTGCCTGCGGCGGCATCGAGGGCCTGGAGCGCGTCCGCTTCACGTCCCCGCACCCGCGCGACTTCACCGACGACGTCATCGCCGCCATGGCCGAGACGCCCAACGTGATGCCCCAGCTGCACATGCCGCTCCAGTCCGGCTCGGACACCGTGCTGCGCGCGATGCGCCGCTCCTATCGCCAGGACCGGTACCTCGGCATCATCGAGAAGGTCCGTGCCGCGATCCCGGACGCCGCCATCAGCACCGACATCATCGTGGGCTTCCCCGGCGAGACCGAGGAGGACTTCGAGCAGACGCTGCACGTCGTCCGCGAGGCGCGTTTCGCCGCGGCCTTCACCTTCCAGTACTCGAAGCGCCCCGGCACTCCGGCGGCCGAGATGGAGAACCAGATCCCCAAGGAGGTCGTCCAGAAGCGCTACGAGCGGCTGGTCGCGCTCCAGGAGGAGATCTCCTGGGAGGAGAACAAGAAGCTGGTCGGCCGCACCCTGGACGTCATGGTCGCCGAGGGTGAGGGGCGCAAGGACGGCGCGACACAGCGGCTCTCGGGGCGCGCCCCCGACAACCGCCTGGTCCACTTCACCAAGCCGCAGGAGCCGGTGCGACCAGGGGACGTCGTCACCGTCGACATCACCTACGCGGCTCCCCACCACCTCCTCGCCGAGGGCACCCCCCGCGGCGTCCGGCGCACCCGCGCGGGTGACGCCTGGGAGAAGCGCACGACCGCCGAGACGGCAAAGCCGGCCGGCGTCATGCTGGGCCTCCCGACCATCGGCGCCCCGGCCCCCCAGCCGGCCGCCGCCGTCACGCAGGGCTGCGGCTGCGACTGA
- a CDS encoding class III extradiol dioxygenase subunit B-like domain-containing protein gives MLVAAALCPCPPLLVPRIAAGAAGELDALRAACADALSVLAASRPDRLLVVGPVAGAGAVRHGEGARGGFHGFGVPVNVRLARVGQAESARTTDDRPVLPASLAVGAWLLENAAWAAAPVSGLAVGEESGTEECLALGESLRVPEERLAVLALGDGSTMRTVKAPGYLDERAAPWDSAVAKALADADTEGLAALDPATARALGCAGRAPWQVLAGAARGTDLTGSLLYEEAPYGVGYFVAAWS, from the coding sequence ATGCTTGTCGCCGCAGCTCTCTGCCCGTGCCCTCCTTTGCTGGTTCCCCGGATCGCGGCGGGAGCCGCGGGGGAGCTCGACGCTTTGCGGGCCGCGTGTGCCGACGCGCTCTCCGTGCTCGCCGCGTCGCGGCCCGACCGGCTGCTCGTCGTCGGGCCCGTCGCGGGTGCCGGGGCCGTGCGACACGGTGAAGGCGCGCGTGGTGGCTTCCACGGGTTCGGCGTGCCGGTGAACGTACGGCTCGCGCGAGTGGGCCAGGCGGAGTCGGCGCGTACGACGGATGACAGGCCCGTGCTGCCCGCTTCCCTCGCCGTGGGCGCCTGGCTGCTGGAGAACGCCGCTTGGGCGGCGGCCCCCGTCTCCGGGCTCGCGGTCGGTGAGGAGAGCGGGACCGAGGAGTGCCTCGCCCTCGGCGAGTCACTGCGGGTCCCCGAGGAGCGCCTCGCGGTGCTGGCCCTCGGCGACGGGAGCACGATGCGGACGGTCAAGGCCCCCGGCTACCTGGACGAGCGCGCTGCCCCCTGGGACAGCGCCGTCGCGAAAGCACTCGCCGACGCGGACACCGAGGGCCTTGCCGCGCTCGACCCCGCCACCGCACGTGCGCTCGGCTGCGCCGGAAGGGCACCCTGGCAGGTGCTCGCGGGTGCCGCGCGCGGCACGGACCTCACGGGCAGCCTGCTCTACGAGGAGGCCCCGTACGGAGTGGGCTACTTCGTCGCCGCGTGGTCCTGA
- a CDS encoding amino acid ABC transporter permease, whose protein sequence is MFDFLDGYDLLGAFWVTVKLTALSAVGSLIWGTVLAAMRVGPVPLMRGFATGYINIVRNIPLTVIIVFTSLGLFQTLSIDLGASDFKAINFRLAVLGLILYTSTFVCEAVRSGINTVPMGQAEAARALGLNFRQVLTMIILPQAFRSVVNPLANVLIALTKNTTIAAAIGVGEAAVLMKEMIENEAELVLISLVFAFGFVVLTLPTGLILGWVSKKVAIKR, encoded by the coding sequence GTGTTCGACTTTCTTGATGGTTACGACCTGCTCGGGGCGTTCTGGGTGACGGTGAAGCTCACCGCGCTCTCCGCCGTGGGCTCCCTGATCTGGGGCACCGTGCTCGCCGCCATGCGGGTCGGCCCTGTCCCCCTGATGCGTGGCTTCGCCACGGGTTACATCAACATCGTGCGGAACATCCCGCTCACGGTGATCATCGTCTTCACCTCGCTCGGCCTGTTCCAGACGCTCAGCATCGATCTGGGCGCGAGCGACTTCAAGGCGATCAACTTCCGCTTGGCAGTGCTCGGACTCATCCTCTACACCTCCACTTTCGTGTGCGAGGCGGTCCGTTCCGGCATCAACACGGTCCCGATGGGACAGGCAGAAGCGGCTCGCGCGCTGGGGCTGAACTTCCGTCAGGTTCTGACGATGATCATCCTTCCGCAGGCGTTCCGTTCGGTGGTCAATCCGCTCGCCAACGTGCTGATCGCCCTCACCAAGAACACGACGATCGCGGCGGCGATCGGCGTCGGCGAGGCCGCGGTGCTGATGAAGGAGATGATCGAGAACGAGGCGGAACTCGTCCTGATCTCGCTCGTCTTCGCCTTCGGCTTCGTCGTGCTCACACTTCCCACGGGGCTCATCCTCGGCTGGGTCAGCAAGAAGGTGGCGATCAAGCGATGA
- a CDS encoding response regulator transcription factor — protein sequence MRLLLVEDDNHVAAALSAVLARHGLRVTHARNGEDALRALLPGEEQEEPYAVVLLDLGLPDQDGYEVCGKIRTRSAVPVIMVTARADVRSRIHGLNLGADDYVVKPYDTRELLARIHAVARRTHSSASEPGTTALGPVRLTPETREVSVHGVPVQLTRKEFDLLALLALRPGVVYRREQIISEVWRTSWEGTGRTLEVHIASLRAKIGVPALIETVRGVGYKLVVPGA from the coding sequence GTGAGACTGCTGCTCGTGGAGGACGACAACCATGTCGCCGCCGCGCTCTCCGCCGTACTGGCCCGCCACGGCCTGCGGGTGACGCACGCCCGGAACGGCGAGGACGCGCTGCGCGCCCTGCTCCCCGGCGAGGAGCAGGAGGAGCCGTACGCTGTCGTCCTCCTCGACCTGGGACTGCCCGACCAGGACGGCTACGAGGTCTGCGGCAAGATACGTACGCGCTCCGCCGTACCCGTCATCATGGTCACCGCGCGTGCCGATGTCCGCTCCCGCATACACGGGCTCAACCTCGGCGCCGACGACTACGTCGTCAAGCCGTACGACACGAGGGAACTCCTCGCCCGCATCCACGCCGTCGCCCGCCGTACCCACTCCAGCGCCTCCGAGCCCGGGACGACCGCGCTCGGCCCGGTCCGCCTCACGCCGGAGACCCGCGAGGTGAGCGTCCACGGCGTGCCCGTCCAGCTCACCCGCAAGGAGTTCGACCTCCTCGCCCTCCTCGCCCTGCGCCCCGGCGTCGTCTACCGCCGCGAGCAGATCATCAGCGAGGTCTGGCGCACGAGCTGGGAGGGCACGGGGCGCACCCTGGAGGTCCACATCGCCTCGCTGCGCGCCAAGATCGGGGTCCCCGCCCTCATCGAGACCGTGCGCGGCGTGGGGTACAAGCTCGTCGTCCCCGGCGCCTAG
- a CDS encoding antitoxin, translated as MGFIDNIRARLSPAKDKVTDLAQQHGDKIGDGLDKAAKTVDERTKGKYSDRIQSGTDKAKDAVERMGKKDGEGDGGTGGGGTGGGGGSQQPPGSSGG; from the coding sequence ATGGGTTTCATCGACAACATCCGGGCACGACTGTCCCCGGCGAAGGACAAGGTGACCGATCTCGCCCAGCAGCACGGCGACAAGATCGGCGACGGCCTCGACAAGGCCGCCAAGACCGTGGACGAGCGCACCAAAGGCAAGTACTCCGACCGCATCCAGTCGGGCACGGACAAGGCCAAGGACGCTGTCGAACGGATGGGCAAGAAGGACGGCGAGGGCGACGGCGGTACGGGCGGGGGCGGTACGGGCGGGGGCGGAGGCTCGCAGCAGCCGCCCGGCTCGTCGGGAGGCTGA